A genomic window from Tolypothrix sp. PCC 7910 includes:
- the rpmI gene encoding 50S ribosomal protein L35 encodes MPKLKTRKAAAKRFRATGTGKIVRRKAYKNHLLEHKSSDKKRSMSKSGLVHERDEDNVRLMLPYL; translated from the coding sequence ATGCCTAAACTCAAGACTCGTAAAGCAGCGGCAAAGCGATTCCGTGCCACCGGTACAGGTAAAATCGTTCGTCGCAAAGCTTATAAAAACCACCTTCTAGAGCATAAAAGTTCAGATAAGAAGCGTAGTATGTCCAAGTCTGGACTTGTACATGAACGTGACGAAGATAATGTACGTTTGATGCTCCCCTATTTGTAA
- the rplT gene encoding 50S ribosomal protein L20, producing MTRVKRGNVARKRRNKILKIAKGFRGSHSTLFRTANQQVMKALRSAYRDRKKKKRDFRRLWIARINAAARVHGLSYSKLIGNLKKADIQLNRKMLAQLAVVDPASFGKIAELAASQAKA from the coding sequence ATGACACGGGTAAAACGCGGTAACGTAGCTCGTAAACGCCGCAATAAAATTCTCAAAATAGCTAAAGGTTTTCGCGGTTCCCACTCAACTCTGTTTAGAACCGCTAATCAACAGGTAATGAAAGCACTGCGGAGTGCTTATCGCGATCGCAAAAAGAAAAAGCGCGATTTCCGTCGCCTTTGGATCGCCCGCATTAACGCTGCTGCAAGGGTACATGGTTTAAGCTATAGCAAGCTCATCGGCAATCTCAAAAAAGCCGATATCCAACTCAATCGCAAAATGTTGGCACAATTAGCAGTTGTCGATCCAGCTAGCTTTGGCAAAATTGCTGAATTAGCTGCTAGCCAAGCTAAAGCATAA
- a CDS encoding transporter substrate-binding domain-containing protein, whose protein sequence is MKAEVYPNKLGGWDKDTVLHRMRVLQQYWFSSFILYSLSFLLIVCFCFLGTVPIASAAQMPEIQRRGYFTIAVKDNLRPLGFRDTKGNLQGLEIDLAQRLASDLLGKANAVKLQPVANRDRLSVVFNNQVDFAIARVTATESRSRLVSFSVPYYFDGSYIVVKDTEIQRINDLAKSKVAVLNNSTTIADVRYYVPNVELVGVKSYEEAREKIESNAVTAFAADASVLSGWVQQYPQYRLLPTKLSTAPLSVVMPKGLQYDDLRLQVNGAIARYIDEGWLKQRAQYWGLP, encoded by the coding sequence ATGAAGGCTGAAGTATACCCCAATAAATTGGGGGGCTGGGACAAAGACACCGTACTACACAGAATGCGTGTCTTGCAGCAATACTGGTTTTCATCCTTTATCCTTTACTCTTTATCCTTTTTATTAATTGTTTGTTTTTGCTTTTTGGGGACAGTACCAATTGCATCCGCCGCCCAAATGCCGGAAATTCAGCGGCGAGGCTATTTCACTATTGCTGTCAAAGATAACTTGCGTCCCTTGGGATTTAGAGATACTAAGGGTAATTTGCAAGGCTTGGAAATTGACTTAGCACAGCGTTTGGCAAGTGACTTGCTAGGTAAAGCAAACGCTGTGAAGTTACAACCAGTAGCCAATCGCGATCGCTTATCTGTAGTATTTAACAATCAAGTTGACTTTGCCATTGCGCGGGTAACAGCAACAGAGTCACGTTCTCGCTTAGTAAGTTTCAGTGTTCCTTACTACTTTGATGGTAGTTATATAGTAGTAAAGGATACTGAAATACAGAGAATCAATGATTTAGCAAAAAGCAAAGTCGCTGTACTCAATAACTCCACGACAATTGCCGATGTTAGGTACTATGTACCGAATGTTGAGTTAGTAGGAGTAAAGTCCTATGAAGAAGCGAGAGAAAAAATAGAAAGCAATGCTGTAACAGCCTTTGCCGCCGATGCTAGCGTTTTGAGTGGTTGGGTGCAACAATATCCCCAGTATCGATTACTGCCAACCAAACTATCTACAGCACCTTTATCTGTAGTCATGCCCAAAGGCTTGCAATACGATGATTTAAGACTACAGGTAAATGGCGCGATCGCACGTTATATAGACGAAGGTTGGCTCAAGCAACGCGCTCAATATTGGGGGTTACCATAA